From the Paraflavitalea soli genome, the window CTACCTGTCCGCCGCTCTCTGCATAAAAAGGCGTAGTGTCCAGCACCAGCTGGAATGATTCTTTGCCCTTGGCTTTGATCTTGCGGTACTTGATCACCTTCGTTTGCACCTTCAGCAGCTCATAGCCCACAAACTTCTGCCCCTTGCTTTCGTAGATATTCACCCAGTCTTCCGTATCCAGTGTTGTGGCCGCGCGGCTTCTTTCTTTCTGCTGCTGCATTTCCTTTTCAAACCCAGCTTCGTCTACCTGCAGGTTTTGCTCACCCGCTATCAGCCTGGTAAGGTCTACCGGGAAACCATAAGTATCATACAGCTCAAAAGCTGCTGTCCCGTTGATCGTTTTATTTTTGGCGCCCGCTACCAGCTCATCTATTTTTTTCAATCCCTTGTCCAGCGTGCGCAGAAATGCTTCTTCTTCTTCTTTCACCACCTTGCTCACAAAATCCACCTGTTGGTGCAACTCAGGGAATACCGCTTTGAATTGCTCTGCCAGTACCGGCACCAGCTGGAACAACAAAGGCTGCTTATAATCCAGGTAACTATAATAATACCGTACCGCCCTTCTCAATATCCGGCGGATAACATAGCCCGCCCCCGTATTGGAAGGAAGTTGCCCGTCGGCAATCGTAAAACTGATCGCCCGGATGTGATCCGCAATAACCCGGAAGGCAACCGCTTCCTTGCTGTCCGTAGCGTCGTATGTTTTGTGAACGATCTTACCCGTGGATGCAATCGTACCACTGAAGATATCCGTATCGTAATTCGATTGCTTGCCGTGTAATACCCGCACCAGCCGCTCAAAGCCCATACCCGTATCAACGTGCTTGGCTGGCAATGAATCCAGTTTGCCATCTTTCAGGCGGTTAAACTGTATAAACACATTGTTCCAGATCTCGATCACCTGCGGATGGTCATTATTCACCAGCTCTTTGCCATCCTGTTTTTTACGCTCCTCGTCTGTCCGGCAATCCACATGGATCTCCGTACAGGGGCCGCAGGGACCCGTATCTCCCATCTCCCAGAAATTATCTTTCTTATTGCCCAGCAGTATCCGGTCTTCCGCAATCCATTGCTTCCATTCATTAAAGGCCTCCTCATCTTTGGGTAATTGCTCTTTGCCATCCCCCTCAAATACCGTCACATACAGCCGGTCTTTCGGCAGCTTAAATACCTCCGTCAGCAGTTCCCAGCTCCAGGCAATCGCTTCCTTCTTGAAATAACCCGCTGTAGGATTGGCCGGATCGCCAAAGCTCCAGTTGCCCAACATCTCAAACATCGTATGGTGATACGTATCCACCCCTACTTCTTCCAGGTCATTGTGCTTGCCGCTTACCCGCAAACACTTTTGCGTATCCGCCACCCGGTGGTGCGGCGCCTGCTTATTCCCCAGAAAATAATCCTTGAACTGGTTCATACCCGCATTCGTAAACAGCAGCGTAGGGTCATTCTTCACTACTATCGGGGCCGATGGAACTATCGTATGCCCTTTCGAACGGAAAAAATCCAGGAAATGCTGCCTGATTTCTGCACTGGTCATCGTTGTCATATTATTCGGAACAATCTTTGTTAACGTGAAACGCCCTTATCAATGGGTGCCTATTCCCTTTAAAGGCCGATAGCCATTTATCCCTTTTTAGAGCAGGCTGAACGCTGAACACTAAACCCGTAACACGAAACGTTACTGTACGTAATCGGCAAAAAATCAACATTTTCGTGTACGTTTGTAACCTTAGCTCTGATAAACGTGGTGCAAAGGTAATTGAATTAAGACTGTTTTAATGATGGAAATCAACCCTTTCACCCCGGGCACGCTCCATGAAAAAGATCAAATATTTTTATAACACCAACACCCTCCGCTACGAAAAGCTGGAGACACCGCTTCGGGTAAAACTGTTGCGGGTATTGGGTTTTATCTCAGCGGCCATCGTTACCGCCATCATCATCGTGTCCATTGCTTACCGCTATTTTCCCTCCGCTACCGAAAAAAGACTCATCCAGGACAACCAGGAATTGCAGCAGCAGTTTGAAGTGCTCGAAGAACGCACCAAAAAGATCCAGCAGCAGGTTACCGAACTCGAAAAACGCGATAATGAGGTGTACCGCACCATTTTTGAAGCCGATCCTATTCCCGATAGCGTGCGCGCCAAAGAAATAGCCGCACAGAAGGAAACCCAGCTCGTCATGAAAATGGCCAATTTCCAGCTGGAAAACTCCATTGTGGAGACCATCAACAACCTTTCCAACCGTATTAACGCCCAGGAAAGGTCATATAATGAAATTGCCGAATTCATCAAGGATAAAGAAACCCTCCTGGCTTCCACTCCCGCCATTCAG encodes:
- the alaS gene encoding alanine--tRNA ligase, with amino-acid sequence MTSAEIRQHFLDFFRSKGHTIVPSAPIVVKNDPTLLFTNAGMNQFKDYFLGNKQAPHHRVADTQKCLRVSGKHNDLEEVGVDTYHHTMFEMLGNWSFGDPANPTAGYFKKEAIAWSWELLTEVFKLPKDRLYVTVFEGDGKEQLPKDEEAFNEWKQWIAEDRILLGNKKDNFWEMGDTGPCGPCTEIHVDCRTDEERKKQDGKELVNNDHPQVIEIWNNVFIQFNRLKDGKLDSLPAKHVDTGMGFERLVRVLHGKQSNYDTDIFSGTIASTGKIVHKTYDATDSKEAVAFRVIADHIRAISFTIADGQLPSNTGAGYVIRRILRRAVRYYYSYLDYKQPLLFQLVPVLAEQFKAVFPELHQQVDFVSKVVKEEEEAFLRTLDKGLKKIDELVAGAKNKTINGTAAFELYDTYGFPVDLTRLIAGEQNLQVDEAGFEKEMQQQKERSRAATTLDTEDWVNIYESKGQKFVGYELLKVQTKVIKYRKIKAKGKESFQLVLDTTPFYAESGGQVGDTGELYFDGEIVAVTDTKKENDLIVHFTDKLPINITAPVDAQVDTERRRKIMVHHSATHLLHAALRKVLGTHVAQKGSLVNDEYLRFDVSHFAKISEEELGKVEALVNEKIRENIPVVIKEMPKEEAMQSGAMALFGEKYSDVVRVVTIDPTYSIELCGGTHVGATGELGILKIKLETAVAAGVRRIEAVCGSAAEVFINEQFGVLRGVRESLKNPKELIKAVEGLSAENNELKKKLDHLENRMLVGIRNELLTKDEIINGVTYIGDIVEVSNADALKKLCFDLKNNLHDYVAVLGANIGGKPFVAIGISDTVVAARGLDAGKIIKEQVAPLIKGGGGGQKNLATAGGQEAGGLRQVIEKVKSLL
- a CDS encoding peptidoglycan DD-metalloendopeptidase family protein — translated: MKKIKYFYNTNTLRYEKLETPLRVKLLRVLGFISAAIVTAIIIVSIAYRYFPSATEKRLIQDNQELQQQFEVLEERTKKIQQQVTELEKRDNEVYRTIFEADPIPDSVRAKEIAAQKETQLVMKMANFQLENSIVETINNLSNRINAQERSYNEIAEFIKDKETLLASTPAIQPVSNADLKRVASGFGYRIDPVYKTVKLHNGLDFAAPQGTPIYATANGTVRVAANTGTGYGNHVVINHGYGYETLYGHMFRIKVKAGQKVKRGEIIGWVGSTGKSTGPHCHYEVNKNGRHLDPVYFFYNDLTPEQYDRLLKLAASSNQSFD